A window of Vigna unguiculata cultivar IT97K-499-35 chromosome 4, ASM411807v1, whole genome shotgun sequence contains these coding sequences:
- the LOC114180534 gene encoding uncharacterized protein LOC114180534, whose protein sequence is MAKEESSEISEEPVILMMVTQPKRSSDEIWYIDSGCSNHMTGHREWLVDLDERKKSTVRFSYNRFIQAEGVGNVVVTKQDGKQAINSDVLYVPGMKSNLIIMGQLFEKRYSVRIVDNFLEVCDTTKKTVIRVSLVRNITFKVSLNNLDTQCFSAVIYTDESWLWHLRMGHLNFRDLSRMSSEKLVSGLPLIKTPIKVYENCWINKQSRTSFSNFITSRSSEIL, encoded by the coding sequence ATGGCGAAGGAGGAAAGTAGTGAGATATCAGAGGAACCTGTGATCTTGATGATGGTCACCCAACCAAAGAGATCAAGTGATGAAATCTGGTATATTGATTCGGGCTGTTCGAATCACATGACTGGTCATCGTGAGTGGCTAGTCGATCTTgatgaaaggaagaaaagtaCTGTGAGGTTTTCATATAACAGGTTCATACAAGCCGAAGGTGTAGGAAATGTAGTTGTGACAAAGCAAGATGGTAAACAAGCCATCAATTCTGATGTCTTATACGTGCCTGGGATGAAAAGCAATTTGATCATCATGGGTCAGTTGTTCGAGAAAAGATATTCGGTGAGAATAGTTGACAACTTTCTTGAGGTCTGTGACACAACAAAGAAGACTGTGATTAGAGTGTCATTAGTCAGGAACATAACATTTAAGGTTAGCCTGAACAACCTTGATACTCAATGCTTTTCCGCTGTGATATATACTGATGAATCCTGGTTGTGGCACCTAAGAATGGGGCACTTAAATTTCAGAGACTTGAGTCGAATGAGTTCTGAAAAATTGGTGAGTGGTCTTCCATTGATCAAGACTCCTATAAAGGTTTATGAAAATTGTTGGATTAATAAGCAGTCCAGAACCTCATTTAGTAATTTCATTACATCAAGAAGTAGTGAAATACTATAG
- the LOC114182456 gene encoding myb-related protein 315-like — protein sequence MGRQPCCDKVGLKRGPWTIEEDHKLINFILNNGIHCWRVVPKLAGLLRCGKSCRLRWINYLRPDLKRGGFTEMEEDQIIQLHSCLGNRWSKIASHFPGRTDNEIKNHWNTKIRKRLKVLGLDPLTLKPNEQKQQQCGEDDKLNTEKQQKSTSKGCDQGVEKKPLDMHGTTGKEPKTEDKVEENKVTSWDDTTGFLNNYEVLWSELELGSWMSQETKASTSSYCSSCFSVDDSSNLSSVGESSYLQQNSFQQWVQGLDSFFSWDSFNPIHRDFPFLENRQ from the exons ATGGGAAGACAACCTTGTTGTGATAAGGTTGGTTTGAAGAGAGGTCCATGGACTATTGAGGAAGATCACAAGCTTATCAATTTCATTCTCAACAATGGTATTCACTGTTGGAGAGTAGTTCCCAAGCTAGCAG GATTGTTGAGATGTGGAAAGAGCTGCAGATTGAGATGGATTAATTATCTGAGACCAGACCTCAAGAGAGGTGGTTTTACTGAAATGGAAGAGGATCAAATTATACAACTACATTCATGTCTTGGTAACAG GTGGTCTAAGATTGCCTCACATTTTCCAGGGAGGACAGACAATGAAATCAAGAACCATTGGAacacaaaaataagaaagaggTTGAAGGTCCTTGGTTTGGACCCTTTGACCCTGAAGCCAAATGAGCAAAAGCAGCAACAGTGTGGTGAGGATGACAAACTCAACACAGAGAAACAGCAAAAAAGCACTTCAAAAGGGTGTGACCAAGGTGTGGAGAAGAAGCCCTTGGACATGCATGGCACCACAGGAAAAGAGCCAAAAACAGAAGACAAAGTTGAAGAAAACAAGGTTACATCATGGGATGACACCACTGGTTTTTTGAACAATTATGAAGTGTTGTGGTCAGAGTTGGAGTTGGGATCATGGATGAGCCAAGAAACCAAAGCCAGCACTAGCTCTTATTGTAGTTCTTGTTTCTCAGTGGATGATTctagcaacctttcttctgtGGGTGAATCCTCTTACCTTCAGCAAAATTCCTTTCAACAATGGGTTCAGGGTTTGGATTCTTTTTTCTCATGGGATAGCTTCAATCCAATTCACAGAGATTTTCCCTTCTTGGAAAATAGGCAATAA